ACATGAAGCGCGAGCTCGACAATTTCGGCCGCTTCCTCAGCCTGGTCGTCGAGCACAAGCACAAGATCGGCTTTACCGGCACGATCCTGATCGAACCCAAGCCGCACGAGCCGACCAAGCACCAGTACGACTTCGACACCGCGACCGTGTACGGTTTCCTCAAGCGCTACGGCCTCGAGAACGACGTGCGCGTCAACATCGAGGCGAACCACGCGACGTTGTCGGGCCACACCTTCGAACACGAGATCGCCACTGCGAATGCACTGGGCATCTTCGGTTCGATCGACGCCAACCGCGGCGACCCGCAAAATGGGTGGGACACCGACCAGTTCCCCAACTCGGTCGAGGAACTGACGCTCGCGATGATCGAGATCCTGCGCGGGGGCGGCTTCACCACCGGCGGGTTCAACTTCGACGCCAAGGTGCGGCGCCAGAGCGTCGACGCAGCCGACCTGTTCTACGGCCATGTCGGCGGCATCGACGTCGTCGCCAAGGGGCTGCTCGCCGCCGCCGCGATCATCGAGGACGGCCGCGTCGATGCGATCAAGGCCAAGCGCTATGCCGGCTGGGACGGCGATTTCGGCGGTACGATCGGCGGGCTCGACTTGGCCGGCATCGCCGACCTGGCGGTCGAGCGCGGCATCGATCCGCAGCCGGTCTCGGGCCAGCAGGAGCGGATCGAGAATCTCATCAACCGCTTCCTCTGACCGACCGCGGGTGTCGCGACCCCCAACCGGGTCGCGACGCCTGCCGATCTTTGTCGTTCCACGAACATCGCGCGACTGTTACGCCTGATGTCGGGAGCCCATCATGACAAAGCCGACCGCCGACCCGACTGACGCCCTGAGCGATGCCCCAAGCGACGGGGCGCCGGCACCTCGGGTACCGCGCGGGACCGGTCGGCGGCTCCACGGCGCGATCGCCAACAAGCTGGGCACAGCGATCCTGTCGGGCGAATACAAGCCCGGCGACATCCTGTCCGGCGAAGTCGCCTTCTCCGAAGCGCTCGACGTCTCGCGCAGCGCCTACCGCGAGGCGGTACAGGTCCTGACCGCCAAGGGCCTGGTCGAAAGCCGTCCCAAGACCGGCACCCGCGTGCTGCCGCGCAATCGCTGGAACCTGCTCGACCCCGACGTGCTCGCCTGGGCGTTCGGCGGCGAACCCGACATCGCGCTCGTCCGCGGGCTGTTCGAACTGCGCGCGATCGTCGAACCCGCCGCAGCCGCGCTCGCCGCAGAACGCCGCGACCGCGCCGACCTGACGACCATGAAGGAGGCGCTCGCGGCGATGCGCCGCCATACGCTCGCGACCGAAGCGGGACGCGCTGCCGACCGCGAGTTCCACGACGCCGTCCTGAGCGCGACGCGCAACGATGCGCTGGTGGTGCTCAGCGCGAGCATCGGCGCCGCGGTGAACTGGACGACGCAGTTCAAGCAGCGCGCCAAGGTCCTCCCGCGCAACCCCATCCCCGACCATGTCCGCGTCTACGACGCCATCGCGGCCGGCGATCCGCTCGCCGCGAACACCGCGATGCGCGCACTGGTCGATCTGGCGTTCGACGACACGCAGCTTGCGATGGCGCGCTAAGCCCACCATCGCCGCTCGACGGCAACCCATTGCGCGGTGGTAGCGCTAACTATAGTTCTCCTCAAACAACGATAAAACAGGGGAGAGCGATAATGATTCGCACGATGGGGATGACGCAGGTCCGCCGGCGTTTCGGCCGCGCTCTGCTGCGGCTTGTGGGATGCGCGCTGACCCTCGGGACCGTGACGCCGGCGACCGCACAGACCGACAAGATGACCGCGATAGCGATCCCGGCTCAGTCCGCCGCGATCGTGCTTGGTACCGGTCCGCTGCCGAACGCCGCTGCCCCCGAGAGCTGGCACAGCCAATATGGCAGCGTCTTTGCCCGCAACGTCGTGGTCGCGACGCTCACGCCCTTCCTCCCCGATCCGGCCAGGGCGAACGGCACCGCGGTGGTCGTGGCGCCGGGCGGCGGGTTCCAGACGCTGTCGATGGAGAATGAAGGCTGGGACGTCGCGCGCGCGCTCGCCGCCAGGGGCGTCGCCGCGTTCGTGCTGAAATACCGCCTCAACCAAACGCCTGCGGACCTCGCGACGTTCGCCCGCCCGCGCGCCGGCCCGCCGATGCCGCGCCCGACACCCGAAGCGATGATGGCGAACCTCGCGCCCCAGATCGCCGACGCGCGCGCGGCGTTCGCGCTGATCCGCACGCGTGCCGGCGAATGGCATGTCGACCCTGCCCGCATCGGCATGGTCGGCTTCTCCGCCGGTGCGATGCTGACGATGGCGACGACCGTGAACGGGCAGGACGCCAGGCCCGCCTTCATCGGCAACATCTACGGCCCGCTGTCGGCGATGACCGTTCCCGCCGACGCGCCGCCGATGTTCGTCGCGCTGGCCGCCGACGATCCGCTGTTCGGCAATGCCGGCTACGGCCTGATCGACAGCTGGCGCGCCGCGAAGCGCCCGGTCGAGTTCCACCTGTTCGAACAGGGCGGCCACGGCTTCGGCATGTACCCCAAGGCGACGACCAGCACCGGCTGGTTCGAGGCGTTCGCGCGCTGGATGGACATGCACGGCTGGCTCAGGCGCCCGCGCTGACCGCGGCGCCCGTATCAGGCGGGCATCGCCTCCGGCGGGTCGGTCCGCGGCCGGGACAGGACCGACCCGATCGTCGCCGCAACGACGCAGCCCATCCCGATCCATTGCAGCCCGCCCAGCCGCTCGCCGAGGATCGCGAACGCCGCCGCCGCGCCGATCGCCGGCTCCAGGCTGACGACGATCCCGAACACCTGGTTCGGCATCCGCTTCATCGCGAACATCTCGAGCGAATAGGGCAATGCGCTGCAGAAGATCGCCACGACGAACCCCGCCAGCAGCACGTGCGCGTCGAGCAGGGCAGCCCCCGCCTGCGCGATCCCCGCCGGCACCGCGATCAGCGACGCCGTACACAGTCCCAGGCAGACGATCTGCCTCTCGGGCACGCGCGCCGTCGCACGCTTGCCGACTATGATGTACAGCGCCCAGAACAGCGCCGCGGTCAGCGCGAAGCCGACCCCCACCGGATCGACCGGATGCCCCGACGCCCCCGGCAGCACCAGCGCGACGATCCCCGCGGCGGCGAGCGCCACCCAGACCAGGTCGAACCGCGATCGCGAATAGGCGACCGCGACGCCCAGCGGCCCGAGAAACTCGATCGCGATCGCGACACCCAACGGCAGCCGCGCCAGCGCGGCGTAGAAGCTGAGGTTCATGCAGGCGAGCACGACGCCGTACCCGATCACGACGCGTGCCTGCCCCGCGTCGAGCCGCCACCGCCAGGGCCGCTGCACCGCGATCAGCAGCAGCGCCGACAACCCGATCCGCAGCGCGGTCATCCCCGCCGGTCCCGCGACCCCGAACAGCGTCTTGGCGAACGACGTACCCACGCACAGCGAGATCATCGACAGCACCAACGCCGCAAACGGCCCGACCACGCTCGCAGTGCCGCTACGGTCCGGCACGCCGCTCACTTCAACCTCAGCGGCAACCCGGCCGCGACCAGGTCGACCCGGTCGACGACCGCCGCCACTCGCTGGTTAAGGATCCCCGCGACATCGCGAAACCGCCGCGCCAGTGCATTGTCGGGGACGATCCCGTAGCCGACCTCATTCGACACGAAGACGATCCGCGCGGACGCCGCGTCGATCGCCGCCACCAGCGCATCGGTCGCCGCGTCGATGTCGTGATCGCCGAGCAGCAGGTTCGACACCCACAAGGTCAGGCAGTCGACCAGCATCACCCGGTCCGCACCATCCGCCGTCCGGATCGCCTCCGCGAGCGCCAGCGGCGCCTCGACCGTCTGCCAGCGCGAATCGCGGTCGTCCCGGTGCCGCGCGATCCGGTCGCGCATCTCGCCATCGAACGCCTGCGCGGTCGCGATGAAGACGTGCATGCCTACGAAGGCCTCGGCAAGCCGCTGCGCATGCCGGCTCTTCCCCGATCGCGCGCCGCCCAGCACCAGCCAGGTGCGAGAACCGACCTCGTCCATTGTGTCTTTACCCTTGTCCCGCCGCCGTCGATTGGCGATGGCGGCGAATGATCGACAAGTCGAGGTCCCCCGGATGCTGACCACCCATGGCGGGCGGATCGACCTGGCCGCGGCGTCCTACCGGCACGCGCCGCAGCCCTGGATCGATCTGTCGACCGGGATCAATCCGAACGGCTGGGACGCGAGCGGCGTCGCGATCGACTGGAGCCCCCTGCCCGCCGTCACCGCACTCGCCGCACTGGAGGCCGCCGCACGCACCGCGTTCGGGATGTCGCACGGCGCGGTCGCGGCGCTGCCGGGCACCGAGATCGGCCTCCGCCTGCTCCGCGACCTCGGCCTCCCCCAGCCGGCGCACCACGTCGTGCCGACCTATTCGACGCACGCCGCCGCACTCCCAGACAGCCAGCCGATCGCGGTCGAGGCCATCGGCACCGCCGGCACGCTGCTGATCGCCAACCCGAACAACCCCGATGGGCGAATCCTGCCGCCCGACCAACTGCTCGCGATCGCCCGCGACCGGCGCGACGGCTGGCTGATCGTCGACGAAGCCTTCGCCGATATCGACCCGGCGATCTCGGTCCTGCCACATCTGCGCGAGGACGACCGCGTGCTGGCCTTCCGCTCCTTCGGCAAGTTCTTCGGCCTCGCTGGGCTCCGGCTCGGGTTCGTCTGCGGCCCCGACGCGATGGTCGCGCGGGTTCGCGACCGGCTAGGCAGCTGGCCCGTCTCGGCCGCCGCGATCGCGATCGGGACGGCCGCGTACGGCGACACGGACTGGATCGCCGCGACGCGCAGGACTCTCGCGGCATCGGCGAACCGGCTCGACGCGCTGCTCCGCACCAACGGCCTCGCCCCCCAAGGCGATTGCCCGCTGTTCCGCCTCGTCGATCACGACACAGCGCCCGCGCTGTTCGACCGCCTCGCCGCCGCGGGCATCCTGACGCGGCCGTTCGACCATGATCCGCGCTGGCTCCGCATCGGTCTCCCCGGTGACGAGCCCGCCTGGACACGCCTGGCCGAGGCGCTGCGTCATGGCTGACCCCGTCGCGCTGCTCGCGCTCGCGATCGACGCGACGATCGGCTGGCCGCCCAAACTCTACGCGCGCATCGGCCATCCCGTCGGCGCCTTTGCGCGGATCATCGGCTGGTGCGAGCGTGGCAATAGCGGGTCCGACGTCCGCCGCCGCATCCTCGGCACGCTGACGCTGCTGACCGTCGCCGGCTTCGCCTTCGGCATCGCCTGGCTAGCCCAAGCCGCTCTGGCCACCTGGCTCGGGTCCTGGGCCTGGATCGGCATCGGCATCCTCGCCGCCCCCGGCCTCGCGCAGCGCAGCCTCGACGCGCATGTCCGCCCCGTCGCAGACGCGCTGCTCGTCGGCGACATCGCCGGCGCGCGCCGCGCGGTCGGCATGATCGTCGGCCGCGACACCGCCACGCTCAACGAAGCCGGCATCGCCCGCGCCGGGATCGAAAGCCTCGCCGAGAGCTTCTGCGACGGCATTGCCGCGCCCCTGTTCTGGCTGCTCGTCCTCGGCCTCCCCGGTCTCTGGGCGTACAAGGCGATCAACACCGCCGACAGCCTGATCGGCCACCGAGAGCCACGCTGGCGCGCGTTCGGCTGGGCGTCCGCGCGCACCGACGACGTCGCCAACTGGATCCCCGCCCGCCTCGCCGGCGCGATCGTCTGCCTCGCCGGCGCCGGCGGCTTCCGCATCATGTGGCGCGACGCCCGGAAACACGCCTCGCCAAACGCCGGCTGGACCGAAGCCGCGATGGCCGGCGCGCTCGATCTGAAGCTCGCCGGCCCTATCGCCTATGACGGCATGGCGCACATAAAGCCGTGGCTGGGCGACGGCCGCGCCGGCGCCAACGGCCATGACGTGATGCGCGCGCTCGCGGTGTTTCGCAGGGCCTGCCTGATCCTGTGGATCATCGCCGGAGGAATCGCATGGGTGCTGTGATGTTGCAGGGCACCGGCTCGGACGTCGGCAAGTCGGTGCTGGTCGCCGGGCTCTGCCGAGTCTTCGCCAATCGCGGCCTGCGCGTTCGGCCCTTCAAGTCGCAGAACATGTCGAACAACGCCGCCGTCACCGCCGATGGCGGCGAGATCGGCCGCGCGCAGGCGACGCAGGCCTTCGCCGCGCGCGTCGAGCCCAGCGTCGACATGAACCCCGTCCTCCTGAAGCCACAGGGCGACCGCAGCTCGCAACTGATCGTGCGCGGACAGGTCCGCGGCATCCTGCCGTCGTCACGCTGGCGCGAAGGCCGCGAAGGGCTGCTGGTCGACATCCTCGCCAGCTATCGTCGGCTGCGCGCCGAATCCGACATCGTCGTCGTCGAAGGCGCCGGCAGCCCCGCCGAGATCAACCTGCGCCAGGGCGACATCGCCAACATGGGCTTCGCGCGCGCCGCCGGCGTCCCCGTCATCCTGGTCGGCGACATCGACCGCGGCGGCGTGATCGCCTCGCTGGTCGGCACGCGCGCGGTGATCGACCCCGCCGACGCCGCGATGATCCACGGCTTCCTCGTCAACAAGTTCCGCGGCGACCCCGCGCTGTTCGACGACGGCTATCGCGCGATCGAGGACCGCTCGGGCTGGCGCGGCTACGGCGTCGTCCCCTGGCTCGCCGACGCCGCGCGACTGCCGAGCGAGGATGCGGTGATCCTCGAACGCCGCGCCGCCGCGACCGAGGGCCGCGTGACGATCGCCTGCCCGATCACCCCGCGCATCTCCAATTTCGACGATCTCGATCCGCTGAAGCTCGAACCCGGTATCGACCTCGTCATGGTCCCCCCCGGCACCCCGATCCCCGACGCCGCGCTGATCATCCTCGCCGGCTCGAAGGCGACGATTCCCGACATGGCCTTCCTCCGCGCGCAAGGCTGGGACATCGATATCCACGCGCACCACCGCCGCGGACGCCCGGTGCTCGGCCTGTGCGGCGGCTATCAGATGCTCGGCCGCACCATCGCGGACCCGGAAGGCATCGAAGGACCCGCCGGCACGATCGATGGCCTCGGCTTGCTCGACGTCGATACCGTCCTGACCGCGGACAAGGCGCTCGTCCACGTCACCGGTACCGCGCTCGGCGCGCGGTTCGACGGCTACGAGATGCACATGGGCCGGACCACCGGCCTCGCCACGACGCGCCCGGTCGGCCGCTTCGACGACGGCCGCGAAGATGGCGCGACGAGTGCCGACGGGCTGATTGCCGGGAGCTACGTCCACGGCCTGCTCGCCGACGCCGGCCAGCGCCGCGCCTGGCTCGCCCGGATCGGCGTAGCGGGCACAGGCCCCGACCACCGCGCCTCGATCGACGCCGCGCTCGACGCGATCGCAGAGACGCTCGAACGCCATGTCGACATCGACGCGCTGCTCGCGCTGTCAGAAACCGCCGACGACTAGCGCGAGCAGCAACCCGGTCTCGACGAGTTCGATCCCCGCGCCGTGGCAGTCCCCCGACACCCCGCCGATCCGCGCCTTTAACCACCACCACCATCCGGCGACCAGCACCAGCGCGACGGCCAGCGGCGGAACGACCGCGGCGGCGACTGCCAGCACCAGCGCCCAACCGACAACGTCGCGCAGGCGAACCGCGCCCGCCACCGCAGACCCTAGCCCCTCGCGCAGCGGCGGCACCCACCGCGCCCAGACCAGCGGCCCGATCCGGGCTGCGAATGGCACCAGGATCACCGGCCACCAATTCGCCACGCCGTGCAACAGCACCAGTTTTGCCAGCAGCTGCACCACGATCGCGACGACCCCGAAGCTCCCGACATGCGGATCCGCCATCACCGCCAGCAACCGGGTCCGGTCGCCATGCGCCGCGCCGCAGCCATCGGCGAGGTCGGACAATCCGTCGAGATGCAACGCCCCCGTCACCGCCACCCAGGCGGCCAGCGCCGCCAGCGCCCCGACCCAGGGATCGGCCAGCGTCCCCGCCCAACCCGCGAGCGCGACAAGTCCCCCGATCGTCAGCCCGACCATCGGATACCACCGGATCGCCGCCGCGAAGTCTGTCATGTCGGCGGCAACGCGCGGGATCGGCAACCGGGTCAGGAACCCGAACGCGACGACCAGCCGCTTCACCACAGTCCCGCAATCTGCGCGGTCGGCGTCGGGCCCGGCCAGACCTTCAGCGCCAGAACCGATGCATAGGGCAGGTCGAACGCCCATAATTCCCGCTGCCCAAACCCGCACAGCCCCGCCAGCGCCGCGCGCATCGCACCGCCATGCGTGACGACCAGCGTCGGCACCGTCACCGCCGCCACCGCCGCCGCCACCCGCGCGGTCAGCGAAGACCAGCGTTCGCCCCCGGGCGGCGGGTTCGCATCGGGATCGTCCCAGAACCGCCCGAGCGGCGCGGCATCAATTTCCGCCGCCGCGAGCCCGTCCCACTCGCCGAAATCGAGCTCACGCCACCGCGGATCGATCGTCGCTGCCCCGCCTAACGCCGCCGCACAGGCCGACGCGCGCACCAGATCCGACGACACCACCGCCGACACCTCCAGCCCTTCGGCCTGCGCCACGCACGCCGCAATGCCCGCTTCGGTCGCCGGGCTGTCGGTCCGCCCGAGCAGCCGCCCGGTCAGCACCGGCGCGCCGTGCCGCATCAGATACAGCGCGACCGGATCGCTCACGCCGCCGACACCCCGGCTTCGGCAAAGGTCGCCATCTCGGCATGCACCGCGACCGCCGCGCGGATCACGCCGACCGCCAGCGCCGCGCCGCTCCCCTCGCCGAGCCGCATGTCGAGCGCCAGCAGCGGCTCCAGCGCGATCCGATCGAGCAGCCGCTTATGCCCCGGCTCGACCGACCGATGCCCGGCGATGCAATGCGCGACGATATCGGGCGCCGAAGCCGCCAGCGGCGCGACCGCCGAACAGCAGATGAACCCGTCGAGCACCACCACCACGCCCGCCATCCGCGCCGCCAGCACCGCCCCCGCGATCGCCACGATCTCGCGCCCGCCGACGCGCCGCAGCGTCTCGAACGCCGTCACCGGTGCCCCGTCATGCGTCGCCAGTGCCGCATCAACCGCCGCCACTTTCCGCATCAACCCGTCATCGTCGACCCCCGTCCCGCGCCCGACCCAGTCGCGCCCGTCGCCCCCGAAACTGCGCGCGCACAGCGCCGCCGCAGCGGTCGAATTACCGATCCCCATTTCGCCGAGCACGAGCAGGTCGAGCCCGGAATCGACCACCGCCGCCCCCGCCTTTAACGCCGCAAGGCAGTCCGCCTCCGACATCGCCGGCCCTTCGGTGAAGTCCGCAGTCGCGCGGTCCAGATCGATCGGAATAACGACGAGCTCGAGCCCCGCCGCCCGCGCCACCGCGTTGATCGCCGCGCCGCCCGCCTCGAAATTGCCCACCATCTGCGCGGTCACCGATGCCGGGAACGCGCTGACGCCGCGCGCGACGACGCCGTGATTGCCAGCGAACACCGCCGCGCGCGCCCGGTCGACCCGCGGCACCGCGCGCCCCTGCCACCCGGCGAGGAACCCCGCGATCTCCTCCAGCCGACCCAGCGATCCCTGCGGCTTGGTCAGCTGGTTCTGTCGCGCGACCGCTGCGGCCCTCGCATGCGCGTCCGCACTCGGCAGGCTGGCCAGCGCGGTCTCGAACGCCGCCACCGTCGCGAAGATCGTCATTCGACGACGAAGCCCTGCGGTGGCGTGCGGGTGATGAAATGCCCCTTCACCCCCGCCGGCCATTGCTTGAACGGCACCTGCCCCATCTCGCTCTCCGCATAGAGCCGCGCATACTCCAGGATCGCGCGCGCGGCGTCCTCGCCCGGCGAGAACCGGCCGAGGACATAGCCGACCTTGCCCGCACCGCGCAGGTGCACGGTGCAGAAGTCCTGGCACGCGAACAGGCACGGCATCTCCTGCACCGCGACGCGGGCATAGGCATCGTCGCTCGCCTGCACCGCACGCAACGCCTCGACCATCCGCGCCCCGCCGCGCACGCCCTGCGCATCGTCGCGCGCCTCGGCGGAGAAGCGGCACGTGTTGCATGCGACGACCGCCGGGCCATCGGTGACCGGGAGCAGCGTCATGCGAACACCCGCCGTCGCGGCGCGGGCACGCCGACCGCGGTCAGGACGTGATACAGCGCCAGTAACCCGATCAGGATCGCCCCGTTGCGCACGAACTGCCGCGTCATGATCTCGACCGACAATGCGGTGCCGACCCCGCCGAGCGCGAGCGACGCGAGCAAGATCGCCAGCTTGAACGCCACGAACGCCGCGACATAGGCGAGGACGAGCCGCACCGCCGGACTCCCCGTGGCGGCCGCGCTTGCCGCGATCACGCCGGCGATTGCGGCAACCCCGATCGACGCCCCCCACGCGAACGTCGACGCATCCATCGGATAGCCGAGCACGCAGAACCCGACCGCCTGGCTCGCGACCCACGCCGCGATCATCAGCAGCACGCCGTCGCTGCGCCGCATATGCACCGCTGCCAGCGCCGCAAGCGCGGGGAACGGCGTCGCACATGCGAACACCAACGTCGTCGCGGTGCTCGCGATCGTCAGCAACAGGATCCAGCTGGTTGTTGCGCGTGTCATGCTGCCCCCCATCAGAACCGCCCCCGCAGGCCGGCATAGATACTGCGGCCCAGCGTGCCGTAGCGGTACGCGGTCTGGTAATGCTCGTCGAAGAGGTTCTCGGTCCGCGCGAACAGCCGGACCTCGGGCGACAGCGGCAGCTCGGCGCGAAGGTCGACCAGCGTATAGTCGTCGAGCCGCGTCGTGTTCGCCGCATTGTCGTACGTCATCCCCGACCAGCGCACCGCCGCGCCCAGCGATGCCCCGCCCGGCAGCGTATAGGTCGCCGACGCATTGGCCGCATGCCGAGGCCTGCGCGGCAGCCAGTTGCCGAAGGTCGCGCCCGTCGAGCGATCCTCCGACACCGTCCAGCTATAGTTGGACTCGAGGCTCACCCGCCCGATCTCCGCGCGACCGACTGCTTCGATCCCGCGTGCGAACGCGCGCGCGATATTCTGGTAGAAACCCGAGCGTGCCGTCGTTGTCCCCGGCTGGAAACAGAGCGGGTTCGCCGCCACCGTCGGCCGCGCCGGGCAGCTCGAAAAGATGATCTGATCGGTCGTGCGTCGCTCGAAATATGTCCCGCCCAGCGCGACCTTGCCGCCCAGGAACCGCTGCTCGGCGCCCGCTTCCCAGCCATGCGCCTGTTCGGGCGCCAGCGCCTGGTTCCCATATTCGGAATAGAGCTGGTACAGGGTCGGCGCCTTGAACCCCTCGCTGTAGTTGCCGCGCAGCACGGTGCCGGTCGGCAGCACCCAGACGCCACCGCCGGAGACCAGCGTCTTCGACCCGTAGCGGCTGTGATCGTCGTTGCGGACGCCACCGGTCAGCGTCAGCCCCTGGACGATCTCGCCGCTCACCTGCCCGTAGACGCCGGTGATCTCGGCCTTCCCCCGCGCCGGCGCCGGGATCGGCACCGCGAGCGAGGCGGACGGCGACACGCTGCGGAAGCGCGACCGCTCGTTCTCGACCCCGAACGTCGCGTCCCAGCCCCTGGCGATCGCGAAACTGCCCTGATATTCGAGCCGCTGGTTGCGCCCCGCGGCGTCGAACGACTTCTGCCGTGCGCGCGCCGGCCCGTAATTGTCGCGGTCGGTGTCGGTATAGCCATAGGCGACGCGGTTGCGCAGTCGTGCGTCGAACAGGTCGATGTTCAATCCCGCATAGCCGACGAACTCGCGGTTGAGCGTGTAGTCGGCGGTGTCCGCGATGGTCGAATCGAGATCGGCGCGCCCGCTCGAATAATAGCCGCGGACATCGGCGCTGATGCCCTGCGCGATGTCGAGCACCGCGCGCCCCGTCACGCTGCGGTTGGTATAGCCGTCCTTCTCGCGTCCGCCGAACGCCGGCGCGATCACCGAGATGCCGTCGGTCGTGAAGCTCTGCCCGCCGATCCGCCACGCCAGCGGCCCGGTCCGCCCGCCGATCCCGGCACGCGCGCTGACCGTCTGCCGCGACCCCGATTCGACATCGAAACTGCCCTCCAGGTCGCGCGTCGGCAGCGGCGTGACGATGTTGACGACGCCGCCGATCGCCTGGCTGCCCCACAGGATCGACTGGGGCCCGCGCAGCACCTCGATCCGGCTAGCATCGCCGACCAGCAGGTTGGCGAAGTTGTAGCCACCACCCGCCGACGACGGGTCGTTGAGCTTCACGCCGTCGATCACCACCACGGTCTGGTCGGTCTCCGCGCCGCGGATCCGCAGGCTCGTGTTGGTGCCGTAGCCGCCGTTGCGCGACAGGCTGACGCCCGGGGTGCGCAACAGCAGGTCGGCGACGGTCAGATCCTGGTTGCGGTCGATCGCAGCCTTGTCGAGCACCGTCACCGATGCGGCAACACGGTCGATACTGGTCGGCGCGCGCGTTGCGGTCACGACGATCGCGTCGGCGCCGCTGTCGGCGGCAGCGTCGGGCTTCGGCGCCTCTTGCGCGAACGCGGAGGTGGATAGGAACAGGCTGGCGAGTATAAATGTCTTCACGGGTACCCCTTCATGACTTCGGGACCCGAGCCACGAAGGAGGAAGCACAACACCTCCTCCTGCGAAGCGCAGGTCGGCGATGTCGTCACGCGGGTTTTCCCCGTCCGTTCGGCGCACCCTGGCCGGACGAAAGACGACCGCGTCAGGCAGGTCTCCTGGCTAGCGGGTCAGTGTCGATTCGTACCGCCTTCTCAGGACCCGAAAGTCCCAATGGCATGTGGCACGGCGACTCGCCGCTTACAGTTGCAGGGGCAGCCGGGGTTTTCCCGTTCCCTTTTCATCCCCGTCGCCGGGGAACCTTACGCCCCCGCGTGCTAGGGCCGCCCCCGATCCGCGTCAATCAGGCGATCAGGTGGAAGAAGGATCCGCTGACGTGGCCGGCGCGGTGGCCCGCCGGCGGCAAGGGATTGCCCTCGCCATCCGCCATCTCGGCGAGGTTCCCCGGCGCACCCCCGGTGACGGTCGCATAGTGGAATTCGTGCCCGCGATGCGTCTGACCGGCTTCGGCAAAGGACGTTGCCTCGCGCCACGTCACATGGCGATAGCCGAGGTTGAGCTTGCGCTGCGTGAAACTCGTCTCGACCGGCAACAGCTCCGCCATCGCGTGGCGTAT
This sequence is a window from Sphingomonas ginsenosidivorax. Protein-coding genes within it:
- the xylA gene encoding xylose isomerase; translation: MSDFFADIPQIKYEGPDSSNELAYRYYDKTKVVLGKTMEEHLRFAACFWHTFCWPGSDVFGGGTFNRPWHAGANDSAAAAQKREVAFEFFQKLDIPYYCFHDVDVMADAANVAEHRRFFAEAVDHLEQLQAATGRKLLWGTANAFSHPRYAAGASTNPDPEVFAFAAMQVRDALEATHRLGGQNYVLWGGREGYETLLNTDMKRELDNFGRFLSLVVEHKHKIGFTGTILIEPKPHEPTKHQYDFDTATVYGFLKRYGLENDVRVNIEANHATLSGHTFEHEIATANALGIFGSIDANRGDPQNGWDTDQFPNSVEELTLAMIEILRGGGFTTGGFNFDAKVRRQSVDAADLFYGHVGGIDVVAKGLLAAAAIIEDGRVDAIKAKRYAGWDGDFGGTIGGLDLAGIADLAVERGIDPQPVSGQQERIENLINRFL
- a CDS encoding FadR/GntR family transcriptional regulator; the encoded protein is MTKPTADPTDALSDAPSDGAPAPRVPRGTGRRLHGAIANKLGTAILSGEYKPGDILSGEVAFSEALDVSRSAYREAVQVLTAKGLVESRPKTGTRVLPRNRWNLLDPDVLAWAFGGEPDIALVRGLFELRAIVEPAAAALAAERRDRADLTTMKEALAAMRRHTLATEAGRAADREFHDAVLSATRNDALVVLSASIGAAVNWTTQFKQRAKVLPRNPIPDHVRVYDAIAAGDPLAANTAMRALVDLAFDDTQLAMAR
- a CDS encoding alpha/beta hydrolase, yielding MIRTMGMTQVRRRFGRALLRLVGCALTLGTVTPATAQTDKMTAIAIPAQSAAIVLGTGPLPNAAAPESWHSQYGSVFARNVVVATLTPFLPDPARANGTAVVVAPGGGFQTLSMENEGWDVARALAARGVAAFVLKYRLNQTPADLATFARPRAGPPMPRPTPEAMMANLAPQIADARAAFALIRTRAGEWHVDPARIGMVGFSAGAMLTMATTVNGQDARPAFIGNIYGPLSAMTVPADAPPMFVALAADDPLFGNAGYGLIDSWRAAKRPVEFHLFEQGGHGFGMYPKATTSTGWFEAFARWMDMHGWLRRPR
- a CDS encoding EamA family transporter encodes the protein MPDRSGTASVVGPFAALVLSMISLCVGTSFAKTLFGVAGPAGMTALRIGLSALLLIAVQRPWRWRLDAGQARVVIGYGVVLACMNLSFYAALARLPLGVAIAIEFLGPLGVAVAYSRSRFDLVWVALAAAGIVALVLPGASGHPVDPVGVGFALTAALFWALYIIVGKRATARVPERQIVCLGLCTASLIAVPAGIAQAGAALLDAHVLLAGFVVAIFCSALPYSLEMFAMKRMPNQVFGIVVSLEPAIGAAAAFAILGERLGGLQWIGMGCVVAATIGSVLSRPRTDPPEAMPA
- the cobU gene encoding bifunctional adenosylcobinamide kinase/adenosylcobinamide-phosphate guanylyltransferase, translating into MDEVGSRTWLVLGGARSGKSRHAQRLAEAFVGMHVFIATAQAFDGEMRDRIARHRDDRDSRWQTVEAPLALAEAIRTADGADRVMLVDCLTLWVSNLLLGDHDIDAATDALVAAIDAASARIVFVSNEVGYGIVPDNALARRFRDVAGILNQRVAAVVDRVDLVAAGLPLRLK
- a CDS encoding aminotransferase class I/II-fold pyridoxal phosphate-dependent enzyme: MLTTHGGRIDLAAASYRHAPQPWIDLSTGINPNGWDASGVAIDWSPLPAVTALAALEAAARTAFGMSHGAVAALPGTEIGLRLLRDLGLPQPAHHVVPTYSTHAAALPDSQPIAVEAIGTAGTLLIANPNNPDGRILPPDQLLAIARDRRDGWLIVDEAFADIDPAISVLPHLREDDRVLAFRSFGKFFGLAGLRLGFVCGPDAMVARVRDRLGSWPVSAAAIAIGTAAYGDTDWIAATRRTLAASANRLDALLRTNGLAPQGDCPLFRLVDHDTAPALFDRLAAAGILTRPFDHDPRWLRIGLPGDEPAWTRLAEALRHG
- the cbiB gene encoding adenosylcobinamide-phosphate synthase CbiB, which translates into the protein MADPVALLALAIDATIGWPPKLYARIGHPVGAFARIIGWCERGNSGSDVRRRILGTLTLLTVAGFAFGIAWLAQAALATWLGSWAWIGIGILAAPGLAQRSLDAHVRPVADALLVGDIAGARRAVGMIVGRDTATLNEAGIARAGIESLAESFCDGIAAPLFWLLVLGLPGLWAYKAINTADSLIGHREPRWRAFGWASARTDDVANWIPARLAGAIVCLAGAGGFRIMWRDARKHASPNAGWTEAAMAGALDLKLAGPIAYDGMAHIKPWLGDGRAGANGHDVMRALAVFRRACLILWIIAGGIAWVL